The Salvelinus fontinalis isolate EN_2023a chromosome 9, ASM2944872v1, whole genome shotgun sequence genome has a window encoding:
- the LOC129862205 gene encoding transmembrane protein 60-like: protein MRMSLAQRVLLSWTFTIIFLIMLVLKLDSKIHWNWFLIFLPVWTFDTILILMLVVKMAGRCKPGYDPRDDQQNLRQRVLYLVAMLLKLGFCLTLCARLERLTDIWLSVVCVPLWAMLVGAMVELGYNVFHYRRD, encoded by the coding sequence ATGAGAATGTCTCTGGCCCAGAGAGTCCTCCTGTCATGGACCTTCACCATCATATTCCTCATCATGCTGGTCCTCAAACTGGACTCCAAGATCCACTGGAACTggttcctcatcttcctccctgTATGGACATTTGACACCATTCTCATCCTTATGCTGGTGGTGAAGATGGCGGGTCGGTGCAAGCCCGGCTATGACCCACGGGACGACCAGCAGAACCTGCGGCAGAGGGTTTTGTACCTGGTGGCAATGCTGCTGAAACTGGGCTTCTGTCTGACGCTGTGCGCCCGGTTGGAGAGGCTGACGGACATCTggctcagtgtggtgtgtgtcccCCTCTGGGCCATGCTGGTCGGGGCCATGGTGGAGCTTGGCTACAATGTCTTTCACTACCGGAGAGactga